CCTGTTTTAATTATCCAACCCGCCTTCGTGAGCACGTGCGCAAATGAACCTGTCAACTCTGTATCCCGAGCCTAGTGATGCAATGGTCACCAGACAGACTAGCCTACATGACCACTTCCCTAACCCTTACCAAAATCACttgtcaaatgtttttttttactcacatAGCAACACGGAAGCGAGTATTTTGGTTAAGAGCCTGTGTCACAAAGTAAGTTCTTGTCACAACGGAGCGTATTGGAAGACGACGCACCAATTGTGTCACACAGAAGTTCTTGTCACAACGGTTCGCTTTGGAAGACGACTGACTGACGGTTGTCCCAGGTCAGATATCTTTATCAGCCTAAGCAGGGTGGCACTTGTTGGCCGACTTGGCAGTTTGTGACATATTTAAGGTCGCCTGAATAAAGATCCCATGGGCGTTTCCTGGCTCATTTCTCCATATAGACACACCAcccataaaaaaaacataaaaaaacaaacacaaaacaacaagacaaacaatcaaacaaacccCCCACCCACAAATGTGTGCGTTGTTTGGTCTTTCTACATGAAAACAGTCACTACACATTTCTTACAAATGCGAAACAGCTGAGCTCTGGGCAGCCAAACCTAGTTGGTTACCTCTGACCTATTAAGTTTGAAGAAGGTGCAAGACATCTCTGTTTTTGAGCTGACCGAGCAGTCATAAGAATACAGAAACAGTCTTCCAATCCTCAGTCTTGACTTTTAGCCCTGCTAGTTCCAGCCTGGCGTAATAAAGCCACATAGAAACAGCCTATTCTACATTGAATTACAGTGGCAGTTAAAAAAGCTAAACAAAAGACATGCTATAGGAAAATGATTTCTTCCTAAATAAGGAAATAAGCAAGTATTGTCGCAGTGTTCATGTGAGTTATATTGATAGACTATAgcctaggcaaggcaaggtaattttatttgtatagcgcatttcatacataaatgcaattcaatgtgctgtacagtaaagcaAGATAAAAATCTGAATAGCCTACCTAATCACCTCCTAAGCTTCCTGTAGACCTGTACAGTGTGAGCCTCTTTCTCATGTTACAGCAAAGTATTGTGGCGGAGTAACAGTGTAGAACAGAAATGAGGGTTCAAAAAAGATTTTCAAAAAATGGTCTATTGTATTATTTACCAAATGTAGAAAGTATGCATTTTAGACTACAGGTTTATCAAAGAGTAGCCAGATGTCATTTTTGTAGttgatttccagaatttatgcagcTCATTCTCTTTCATTTAGGTGgcctaccaccatcaaattctaagtaggcctagcATTATGAAAATGcaaacttttcattcatgaatagATGGATCTTGTCCATGTCCGGCATTTTGATTGACCAGTCACAGTAGGTGTCTTGAACTGAattgtgtgggtgttggtgtctTGTGGCTGAATTGTACTGTCAGACCCACTGATATTGTAGTAGTagatattggtttattattcagtagATATGCATGAAAAACACAAAATTGTGAATGTGAAGCACACATTTTGAAAACAAATAACTGAAGTcatgtagcctagaaatctagacccCCCTagcgaccacaaattgaatttgttttttttttgctgtacgggtctggctcgccgggCTAGAAGTCATGTACTCTACCCTTAAATCAAAACCCAACTAAACAACAACCAGACCTACTGTGCATATGGCAATATGTTACAGTCATAGTGGAGGATTTTCCTTATTAAGTGTCAGCTTAGCTCTAGTACTATTTCTGAGCTAAGAAAGCGAAGCTgaggggtgacatgtatgtcaatgttggtgaacgggcagctgcaaggccaactacaagggtcttgaagacaggctcctaaccagtcagtacctcagctattggagagtggtctggaagtttaagatgactcttcacctcttaatatgtctacatattgcaatgtttctgtcacgcaatgcttagattcattttatggtgtcctgtggtgtgactgctcttatagaaggggaaaaatgttttttataaatgaaaacacttattaagattaaacaccatatcattatctagttagcatgatctcagaggtcagtcatgtatacacaaggattaaaatggccacaatgcagtgaatttcctgtggtgtgacttcatgtcatgtggtgtgacatgcttatgcaatgtgttactcaatccttacttgttttcatgtatcatgcaaggatataaggatagcaggagatgtatttgtcacattcacacaattacaAGTAATACACTGAAACCATGCATTGAAATCACAGtaatctgcctgtacaatgcataggcgtgtgtgggtgggggtgggggtgcgggtgggtagtagtgtgtgtgtggggtgggggttaaaggaacaatagtacaaagagcatgggggatatgtttgcgcagaatattaataattttattgtatcttacagaaatgtcacaccaaggatgtcacaccgcaggccacatggccaaaaatggcaaaaattaggcgaaattccacggaccactatgagctttatttttttctattttttccaattttcctATCGTTTTTTCAggtattggaaaaactttttttgtgtgtgtgttacgcccttaaacgtcaaccacccacttaCAGAACATTTCTCACCTATTTATAAAGACTGAAACAACTGCAAGCAACAAATCAGTGCAGTGTTGCTGTGGAAAGAGGTGGGATGtacatacaaataataaaaacagcCGTCTCAATCAAATGTGACACATTTAATCATCTCATGTGGTTCAACTCCTCAAGTGCACTGCACATAGCGTGGCGTCACTGTTAAGCATCATTTGACACAAGCATGTTATCAAATATCACTTCGTTCTGATTTGTAGCTGATGTTAGTGCTGATCCCTTGCAAAGCAAATCATGTGAGGGAAAGGATGGAagatgtgtgcgtttgtgtgtgtgtgtgtgtgtccttatataAGCATGGCATCACACTGTTTCTTGATTCTGGTTAGAGCTTTCCAGAGGCAGTTGGAAAGCTGGTGTAACTGTTCTGGTCAAAGAATGGCTCTCCAAGATGTATGTGGATTTCAGGACCTAGACCTATGCCCACCCTGCAACCCTTTGGCCTCTGGCATGCCTTATGAAAATGGCAGCTTTTATTCACAAATTTATAAACATCATGGCAATTTCAATCTGACTGAGACCGAAGCAAGTGGGGCCCCTCTGTGTTTTTCCATTCCCAAGTCAAAGTCACCAAAGAGCAACGATCCGATCTCCACACACCACCCGTCCCCCGGGAGTCCTCGTCCGCCTGCGTCGGTTGCCGCACCGTTCCGCCTGTGTCACGGCACCACCACCTTGGCCTTCGCCTTCCAAGGCGGGGTGATCGCCGCGGCGGACTCCCGCGCCAGCGCAGGGGGCCTGGTGGCCTGTCCCGCCGTGGAGAAGATCTCCCCCATCCACTCGCACCTGGTGGTAACCTCGTCTGGCAGCGGGGCGGACTGCATGCTGTGGGAGCGCATCCTCACCCGGGAGATCCGCCTCTACCAGCTACGCCACGGCCGCCGCCTGTCCGTGGGCAGCAGTGCCAAGCTGCTGTCTCTCATGCTGCATCCCTTCAAAGGGACCGACGTGTGCGTCGCCTTGACTCTCTGTGGATGGGACACAGTGGGGCAGCGGTGGGGACACGgacagaggcaggggcagggacagggacaggaagAGGGGCAGGGAGGGACGGAAACGTCATGGGGTGGTGTCCAGCAGTACCCCATGCAGTACACTCACGCCGTGACAAGCAGCAACAAGCTCCTCAGTGTTTGTGAAGAGCCCATCACCacttcttgttgttgttgctcgGATACGTCACCACCAGTAAATGTTCAGAGTGACCTTGAAGAGCCGGAGACTCGGAGGAAACGGGAGAGCCCAGAAGGCAACCAGGTGGATGCTTTCATGTCATCATCGCGGCATGATCAAAGCAGGGAAATACAAACCGCCTCAGATGAAAGCCCCGCCAAGAGCTCCCTGAACACCACCCACGcccccaccgccgccgccgccgccacaccGCTGGTTGGCCCCAGGCTGTGCTACGTGTGCAGTGACGGAGCCTTCCTCAAGGGGGAGCTCTTCTCTGTGGGCTCCGGCTCCCCGTACGCCTACTCTGTGCTGGACGGCAGTGTGAGGTGGGAGATGTGTGAGGAGGAGGCCGTGTCCGTAGCCCGGGAGGCCGTATACAGGGCCACGCACAGAGATGCATACTCCGGCAACAGCGTGGACCTGTATCATGTCACGGAGCGTGGTTGGAGGCGCAGGCCGAGGGAGGACCTCAGAGAGGAGTatcacaaggagagagagagagagagagagagagagagagagagacgagtgaaAAGATGCCAGTGAGGGACAGAAAACAAATAACACAGTAGAGTAGCACAACAATATGGTGCCTGAATGTAAGGGAGAAAAATATTCAAATGTAGACACAAAGACTATTATGCAGGCATAACTATTGCTTTAGTGTCATGTTCACAGTAGAGATCAGATTGTAGACTGTGGTTcatatattttttattgtttgGGTTTTGCTGCTGAATACAGCTTTATCTtcaatttttaaaataatttcttGTGTTCAACTTTTTGACTTTTGGTGTTTCGAGTTTCGTGAGCCTCATTAAAGTTCAATACAGTTCTGATATTCCAGAAGCCTAGGCCTAAAGTCTGCAAATGTTGTTTCGCTTTAGTTGTGTGAGTTCTGTGAAGCAGCCAAGGACGGCCTTAAACAGCAGAGCAGAatatatttttgttgttgccttCGGCCTCAGTAAAGTAAATGTCTAAATCTATTATGTTAGTGATGTGTtcattacagtaacacacacacacacacacacacacacacacacacacacacacacacacacacacacacacacacacacacacacacacacacacacacacacacacacacacagcaagagagagagagagagagagagcgagagagactacTCAGTGGGTATCTTgtatcttctctctttctctattcacACACGCAACAATGTGAGTTTTCAATCAGAGGGACATTTTCTAATGACTAATTAAAGAACTGAATTTTGTCTGCAGTCAATTTGTCAGACGATAATTGGGAGAAAACTGAAATGATGCATGGCTAATTATACCCTCAatgctaaagaaaaaaaaaacattctcagaCGAGCTCCTCAATATAGCTCGACAGATGTGGCGTCCCAGGTCCTTACTACAAGTTAATTAAAGACGAGCCACGTTCCACCAGCAGCAGTGGGATGCTGTGGGCACATGAGTATGTGAATTCTAAAAGTCACTTTCACATTTTCACCAAACCAATAACAACACCACCATACCATACAACCATGATATCATATGAATGTGCCATCACTGATAT
This genomic interval from Engraulis encrasicolus isolate BLACKSEA-1 chromosome 16, IST_EnEncr_1.0, whole genome shotgun sequence contains the following:
- the LOC134465961 gene encoding proteasome subunit beta type-11-like, encoding MASHCFLILSKSPKSNDPISTHHPSPGSPRPPASVAAPFRLCHGTTTLAFAFQGGVIAAADSRASAGGLVACPAVEKISPIHSHLVVTSSGSGADCMLWERILTREIRLYQLRHGRRLSVGSSAKLLSLMLHPFKGTDVCVALTLCGWDTVGQRLCYVCSDGAFLKGELFSVGSGSPYAYSVLDGSVRWEMCEEEAVSVAREAVYRATHRDAYSGNSVDLYHVTERGWRRRPREDLREECEVRSSDRYQSQWAAVMPISRLAKMWGRRFPVDTHFTEPRLQLVESLRPGQSGVDVRVIRSQAGGGIRLSFILSICSNSSNIRYPQLGICGPAGMGAEEAVWEAKG